From the Antennarius striatus isolate MH-2024 chromosome 15, ASM4005453v1, whole genome shotgun sequence genome, the window GCCGTCTccgacctcctcctcctcctctccctcttgtTCAAGGCTCACTAccatttccatggaaaccactgGGCGCTCGGAGAGGCCGCCTGTCGAGTGGTGACGGCCTGTTTCTATGGCAACCTCTACTGCTCGGCGCTGACGCTGGCCTGCATCAGCACCAAGCGCTACCTGGCGGTCGTCCACCCGTTCATGTACAAACGCATCCCGAAGCGGACGTACACCACCTGGGTCACGCTGGCAGTTTGGGGGGTGTTCGGCGCCGCCGTCGTCCCCGAGCTCCTCATCAAGCAGAGCTACTGGCTCCCAGAGGTGGGGCGCGTCACCTGCCACGACGTCCTGCCTCTGGACTTCGACTCCCACGTCTTCCTGCTCTACTACAACCTGGTCCTCACCGCGGTCGGCCTCCTGCTGCCGCTGGCGCTCACGGCCGTGTGCTACATCCGGATTGTCCGCGAGCTCAACCAATCGCATCACGACTGGACGATGTACATCAAGGCCAGCTCGCTGGTGTTCGTCATCTTCCTGGCGTGCTTCACTCCCGCCGGAGTCTTGAACCTGCTCCATCACGTCCAGCTGTTCGTGGACGGAGCCCAGACTCTGTACGTGTATTTTAAAGTGGCGGCCTGTTTGTGCTGCCTTCACGCCTGTCTGgaccccttcctcttcctcctcatgtcCAAGTCTGCAGGCTCCAGGCTTTACCTCAAGCCCCTGAAGGGCAAACCCATCAGTATATCGGTTTCTGTTTAAAAGAAACAACTGGGGTTTGATGTGGAGGGAAATCGTCTCTATGGCTGGAATCCAAAGAGAAAGTAAAAGTATAGCGGCGATGGGATGTGTGCGTCGTCTGCAAGGACATGTTTTTGTACAGAAATACAGTTTTATTGTGTGAGAGTTGAGAGGAATGAGAAGACGGGTGGCAAATATGTTCACATATGTATTTAAAtctgaaaaagaaagcaaaaaaagatgCTTAAATAATACAAGGAACGGATGGACATCTGCAAATCAATGGTATTTTGATATTATATCATCACTATGATGCATCATAAGCACGTTCATGAGCTGTTATGATGCTTTTATTAGGTTTTATATGCCTTTTATGTGAAATACAAATGCAGAACACGGGTTATAAAGTATTATGAGTGGTGTACATAGTGTATTATAACttcagtagtaataataatttttttaaaaataaagctattttatCATAGAATATGTCCACCAACATGCTTTGTAAATGTGCTTATAATGCGTTATAACCTGTATAGAGCATTTGACCTATTTTTATGCCTTTGAGCTGAAGTTTCTGTGTGGAATCTAAAGCAGTGAATAAAGTAAAACTGACTTTTTGTTCATATTGTCACATCTGGAGCTTTTATGTCTGCTgattaaaacttttaatgtcttaTTTCTGTGCTTAACGTCTGCTTGACTTTCACGTCTTTTCTCCTATGAGATAAATTTATCGCTATAAAGTAGAGAAAGAACTTCTGGATCCAGGAAAGGGTTCATTTTCTGCTCTGAGCTCCTCGAGAGAATTAACCATTAACTTTCCTGTAATTACTTCCTGCCCAGCCTCGATAGAGctaaagatgacatcatcagacttATATGACAACAACAACCATGTAATAGGTTCCTGGAACTATTTATATGTGACCTTATCTGTCTGGAAACAGACAGGAATTCTGAGgctaaaatgtttaaatgttaagtTTGAGGAgtttgttgagtttttttttttttttgtgtccctGAAACAGAATCCTCACTTAGTAATAATCAAGACTGTCGATCATCGCGTGAAACAACGACATCATGAAGTGGCAGATTTAATCTGACTGATTATCGTTAGTGTTCGTGCTGCCTTCAGGTTCCCCAGGACAGTTTGTCCTCTTCAGGCTGAGTTTAAGTAATTCTTACAGTTTGTTGTGTTGATGTCATGTCAAATATCTGCAAAAGAGAACATCCCATCAGCAAACTAAAACTaccaaaaagcacaaaaaaaagtttttactttcatttttagtTGTTCTAGTCTATTAGTATTATCATTACGAGTTATTTTATCAGTTTAGCATGACCATTATGAGTTGTTTTAGCATGTTAGTGTTTTTTTGGCATGTTTGAATCATTCTTATGACTTGTTTGCAGCATGTTAGCCTCATAAtgaatgctgctgctgttctaCTCATTGAGTTCTTTGTCTGGAGTTTTGCAAAAGACACAAAGAGCAGCTCGGGATCGTTCCAACATGCTATTCAGGGCTGTGCTGGACGTGAATCCAGAACCACATGCTGGCAAACAGCAGCGGCTCCGGGTCGTTACCCTTGGAGGCTCAAACTGTTCACTGTCAATTCTCAAAAAGATGCTAAATATTTAAAACGTTGGACCGCCTGAGCGCCTCAAAGACCCTCTTTGTGGGTTCGGGTGAGCTCATGCCCACCTGACTGAAGAGCGAGATTTACtgatttacctttttttttttaagacttaGTGGAGCCGGGAATAAATCAAGAATACAAAAAGTTTCCTAGGATTTAGTACAGGTATCAGATAATCGTCTCATGTGGGCCGGGCTGGACCAGAGGTGAGGACAACGAGATGCCACTTCTTTTAATCTGATGTTGGTGATTTGACTCAAACATAGTCCGGTCAGGTCTCATGTTCAAACATCCTGTCGACTTTCTTGTAGCAGTCCTGCTTTGAGGTTATAATTTAGTTAGTTCCTGTTGAATCTAGGAAGTTCTCCCCTGCTGCGCGTTGATGCCGGCTTCCCTTCTTTGTGATCGCCCCAATGAATCTCACCTGTCCAGGACGACCCCGCTGTGCTTTCAGTCCACAGACTTCCATCTTCAGGGGTCGCTTTGTCTGCGTTTTCCTTCTGGTTTGCTCCTTAGCGTTAGAAAGTCTCCTGAAATTCTTTATCCAACTTTTTTCCCAGTTGGTGGTGCATTGGTCAAGGAATAAATCATCAATTGCCAAacagctacttttttttttttttttaaagaaaaagaagtgttttgtttttgttttaatgtaaaacacGTAGTCCATATGTGTTGATGTATTGAGTACGCACCTTGTAGTAGAGATCTCCGATTTAATGAGACATATCTGGTCAAATGaaggtcaaataaaataaaaaagttattatgttattatcttgaatgcaataaaacaatcaaaataataCCTTCAGACACCACAAAGgtgaaagtttgtttttacgtttttcttgcattttttaaatatatgaatatgttttaaatgagttgattctctcctccacatctgtctatacGTCACTCTTGACACTtctggagatgcttgcctcggtcacatgactaccttcttaaaggggacGCTGCGGCTGCtgacacagaatacattactgaTAAAGCTAggaaaactaacaaaaaacaaacgtcttcgtgaggtttttttttgcgCAGGGTAAAAGAGCtaagtgaggagacagaagaagaaaaagaaagcagaaaatTACCAGTTTTTCCTGctcgtcatctcatttttatttttattttgtatttatccgCCACACCTTAAAAGCCAGTTGGTGAAAACATTGTCTGACTTTAAACCAGTCCAAGGTGCAAAAAAGGTTATTGACCACTTGTTAAAATGATCCAAATTTAAAAGCCGGCTGTGATTCATTTAGTATAAATGGCGCCACCTGTTGGTGAAAGAGGGGATGCAGCCacatccaaagaaaaaaaagagcccCAGCTGTTCAAATGAAAGTCTTTATTCAATACGTAGACACCAGAGGAATCCACCACCGCGCTGCATTCACTTGAGCCTTTTcttatcaaaataaatcatatcAAGGAcaggtaaatttttttttttacacacacctcCAGATATTGTTCGACAGCAGAAGTCCTCAAATCTCATTTCTGCCTCTTCGACCTCAAGAATTCGACTGTAAATGACGCAGAAGGCAGATTTGAGAACCCCTGCCGGCGTACCTTGTAACACAGCACATACAGTCGTCTCACCACCGGCATGCCCTTTCACTATTACCGAGAATCATCTCAGTGGAATGAACGCCTGTCCACAACAAATCACGAGAATGATACATTCACCTTTGACCCGGGAATCACGTGACCGTTCCCCGCCACGGAGGAAACAGCTAAAGACACAAAAATGGAGAAAGCACACGGAACAGAAGGACTTCAGTAACAAACATGCGGGGTTTCTTGTTGGAAACTGGGCGATGCAGACGAGCCGACGGACGGAAACAACCATCAAACACTCAGGATTCAGCTCCAAGCGATTGCATTTTTAGCTGCTGGTTGGAGCGAACGCGCTGCAGCGTTAGAAATATGAGCTAAGCAAAAGAACATTAGAGACTATCTTGATATCTTGATGCTGAATATTAATCATCGTTAAACTGATTTGAAAACGTCATAGTAAAGCGATACCAGAACATGTGacgggtttttattttatttgaacgTCAGAGCACCGACGTCGCAGCAGCGAGAATTCCTGAAGGTTCCGTTCACCCAGATTACAAAAACTGATCTTAACTCAAGAGGTTTGCAGCCAAAcagattgattttttaaatttcaacaaacatttttacCCTGAAGCCaaaaatctatatttaaaaacatcatttgaGTGTCAcgatcaatataattttaagATTCCTTCAAGGGGTGATggtttaatcaattaaaaaccaTCAGCCTTCGTCTGCACTCCTGTCTTCTAATATTACAGAAGATGGACTATCGCCACCTGCTGGTTTGGAGGGTTATTTCATCTCAGAACATGCACGCTTGTTAGCCATCAGCGGTTTTTGCGATGCATTCAAGTAATTCaattaattcttcttcttttttttaacctttttattGTTGGTTAAATTTTAATGGctagtcaatttttttttggaatttggATGAACCAGTCCTTTAAGCATggcttttattttcactttatcATGAGGTTGAACTTCTCCAGTTCCTTGGCATAGGAATactaaaaagaagaaaacgaGAGTTAACAAATTGTTCGCGTTATCTTAGAGTTTGTCTCGGCACACTCTCACACAAATACAGATGCACACTGAAGTATCAAGAAATAAgacaccaataaataaaatcaataaataaacaaaagagCAGCAGAAGCTTCCAGCGGGGTTTGGAAGGAGAGACGAGCTcgatggaaagagagaaagaggcacGGCATCTGAGAAAGGCCTTTGAGTTTTggagggagcagcagcagcaaggcaGGAGGAGATAAAAGGAGCAACGGGACCAGACCGGATGAGAGACACGGCGAGGAAACCGAGACGACGACGCAggtaaagtaaagaaaaacaaggagaagGGCCGACTGGAAACAGCGGAGTAGAAATTCTCCTTTGACGGATCAGATCACAACGCAAAGCAACGCCCTTCACGGCGAGCCGGGAGCCACGAGAcgaacacaacacagacacaagagaaggagagaggaagcgTTCAAAACAAAAGGTTTCCAATGTCAAAAGTCTCACTGTAAAAAGCAGAAAGTGTAAACTTCTTCTCACGTTAGAAATGTAGCTGCTGAAGttgccagtttttttttactaaactaCTACTATAATTATTGGTTTTTGTTTCTATGGCCTTGTCATTCTTGCATGTTGGAGCAAAAGGCTTGAACTTCATCCGCCTGTCGTGGAACAAATCGACCAAAACATGGAAAAGCAAGAAATTTTCAATAAAGTTGGTTCAGTCCAGAAATAGATTATAAataggataataataataataataataataataataataataataataataaaaaactgtaCAGACAAACCCATGTTtccagaagagagagagatcccaaCTGGATTCAGAAAGGGTATTTAGTTCAGTGTAGATATCAGATCTCAGTTTCCGGCCTCCAAACATAAACGAATACAGACGAGGCgctaaataataaattactaaatatacatttatttaaaaattacagACTCATATGGAATAGCTTTGTAAACTACACATATATGCATAGAATGAATATGTACTGTAGGTACACATGAGGCGATTGATACCATCTTTGAGGCTGAGCTATAAATCTAAGCTAGGCTGGCCTGCTTAAACCCACAACATTTGCATTGAACTTTAGAGATGCTGGGATTTGCATCCATCTTCCAGTCCTTCAGCAGAGCCAACAGGactgatggttttttttaaaaatgtcaaataaataatttaatttggaGATTGAGCATTATTTGGAATAAAGAGGTTTGTTTGAAGTCCAAGCCTTTTGCAGATTTGTCGCATGTGGGTCGTATGTGTGAAACAGCCCACAGTAGAGCTGCAGACATACAGTCTCACCGCGGATGAGCTCATCACTAAGCTAAACTGCATTTCATTATCCTCGGTTATTTACCAGGTATTTCTCTGAGAAACCAGGACAACTTGTCCTGAATTTCACTTAATGAACGTAGCATATTGGTAAAATCATAAATACAAGAATGATGAAAGcttcatattaaaataaatcgTGGTCCATGAGTGGTTGGTTGTTCCGTAAATACCTGGTAAACACCATTCTGTTCCATGTTGAGGTTTACATGAGGACGTTGGCTCGTGTGTCCGGTAGGCGAAGCCCAACGAGGCCGCCGCCGACCAGCACAGACGACGCCAGCAGGATGGGGATGGACTTGGCGATGCCGACCAGCGAGCCGAAGATCAGGTTGCCGAGCACCGCCGCCAGTTTACACATGGCGTTACAGAAGCCGAAGCCCGTGCCCCTGAAAGACCAGACCATGAAAAGAGTGTTGGTGACGACATTCACCGAGATCACAGACCAGAAGAGATTGGAGATGAGGCGTCACCTCCTGTCGGTCGGGTACAACTCGGTGGTGACAACATCCAAGGAGTTCCAGGCGGAGATACTGAGTCCGTTGTAGAGACACAGCATGAAGATCATCATGGACTCGCTGGTGCCGAAccagaggaagaagcagctgatgcCCGACAGAACCATGGAGCCTCCTGCGGGACAACGCACCACACAGTCATCCATCACAGCATCCATCGCTCTGGCGGAGAAACGCTCGCTTACCCAGCATGCTGAGGCGTCCGATTTTATCCATGAGGAGGGCGGAGACGATGTTTCCAGGGAGCACGGCCAGCGTTCCCAGGAAGTTGACAAAGTAGACCCAGTAGGCGCTGTAGTCGTCGTCAAACGTCATCTGGCAGCCGGTCTTGTTGTGGTGGAACGAGCTGTTGATCATCCTCGAGTTTGTCAGCTTGGTGGCGTCGATGTCTGGAAACGTGTGACGAAAGAAAGAAGGGATGGAAAAAACAAGGGAAAAGGAGAAAATTTGCCCATTAAGTGGTTTCCAGAGGAAAGTTTCAGTCTAAATCTGAAGCTGAGCTAACAGCCTTCAGGTCGAAGCTTCATATTTACCATACAGATACAAGGGCACTATTGATTATTTCGTCTAACTGATTAATAATTGCTACCAtcagcatgattttttttattttattttaattaaaaaatgaaagacaacCCTTGATACTCTAGTGCATGTTGTCGTTCTTCGTTTCTGTCTTGAAACGAAGATGAAGGCGGAGAGACTTCATTTCCCATGAGGCCTCCCCAGCTACCTGACGTACCCTTCCATGTTCAGCGCTTTCCATTGCTGAAGGGAACTATTTTTCCACGCTGCACTCCCACATGGACTGATTCATCTCtctgaacattttaaattattcttttttttcttcccgtttgtgatttttttttgttcagctcCAAAAATGATCGATTTGTCTGTATTTATTAAAAACTATAACTTTAATAATGGATAGATATGGGTCAAAATATCTTTATTGAAACAAAACGTGCCGTGATTAATTAATCATAAGACTCACATTTAAAATTCAGCCgctaaaagaaaaatgtttatgTATGACTTTTTTGCACACATCTAAAGCAAGCATCGCTCCGGGTGTGTTTGCCTGGTTAGAAATAGCCATTTTCAGCACATTGAAACCCAGCCTGGCTCAGTTTCTTTGTTAGCTACAGTCATCTGGGTTCAGAAAGGTAATCTGTGCCGGGGCAGGGAGGTTAAGCAGTCATTTGGTGGCATAAAGCAACGGCATAAATGCTAAACACATTCTTTCTTCCCTCCAGAAGCCGAGACCCAGAATGAACTGTCAGGGAGAGACTGAGTGAGACTTATGTGCGAGGCTCCGACGGCGTAATGGGATTTTCAGGGGTGGGCGGAAAGACCTCGGCACGGCGGTGTGGAACATGTGGGTTTGTCTCACCGGTGTTGTAAAAGAAAGAGTCCACAAAGGTGCAGTTTTTGAAGAAGGATCCGACGGAGGACACGTCCTCGAAATAGCAGTTGAGGAAAGAGGAGTCGATGAACGTGACCGCCTTGAACTTCATGGCGATAAACCTGGGAggggaagagatggaggaagtTGTACAGcaagaaaagaatgaaagaacacaccaaaaatgtgtcagacagcagtggtttcagctgttttaaaactgtttctgaacaaatatgaagaaaatataCAGTCCTAATAATTCTAATACACCATACAAGTGtagtattttacttttattcaaaCAGAATATCAGTCCTTCAGCCTGATCACACTGTTATTGATCTGCATTCACATGCCGCCATATGCAGGATGATGATATTGGTCCAGATTTAATCTCTCAATAATCGTGCATCCCACGgatagaaaagaacaaaaacagcgAATGGCTGCGTGTTCTCTGCGGCTTTTGTGTCAGTGAGGATCCTAACCAGGTGGAGCAGGAAAAGATGTGTGTTTATGGGTGAGAGCGACAGTAAAAGAAGGAAAGGGAGGCCGAGATAAGCCTTTTAATTTCCTTGTGGTGTGGGAGATAAAGGAGGCAGGATTAATATTACTTGTGGCGCCGTGTTGTTTTTGCGGGAATGACGGATAGCGCTGCTATCCCACGATGGGACGAGAGCTTTATAAATGCAGCGCCGCGCCGAGGGCGACGGGTTTGGATCACCATATGCAGATGATTCTGCATGCTCGCCATTTATCGCTCCTTTTATCTGAGGAGTCAGgaatccacacagaagtttgtTAGGGTTGTTAGGGGGGGGTGAAACCTGGATTGTGTTACCTGTCGTTGAGGAAGACTCCGTTTCTGTGGATCTGGTTCTCCAGGGTGAAGTTGAAGGTGAAGTCTTCAATGCGTTCGTTGTTGTGGAATTTTACTCTGGAGGCGTATTCATCGGCCTGGAGGTGCTTGATGACATCCGGGAACCACACAGAGAGACCGTAGAACCTGGAGAGCAGGGTCAGATGCGATCAAGTCGAAAACACAAATACAGGTggacctcgagatacgagttgaaACCGTTCTGTGACTGAACACGTAAGTCAAACACAATtcaaccatttaaaataaatgaaataattttaatccgttccattCAGTAAAAAAGTTCCTaatcccctaaattatgaagaaaaatcatatttttatcaaccaatagactttacctgtgtacattttattatatataagttatgtaaacaatgataaagaatgaaaagaaacgcaaaagtcacgagaaaacaagagctacgtctttactccaccagcgagaacgagatccggtctctctGATGTCGTAtacatccgccaacacgtggtaaagaacgagatccggtctcactgatgtcatatccacccgccaacacgtggtaaagaacgatgtcgtatccatccgcaaacacgtggtaaagaacgatgTCATATCGATCcgccaacaggtggtaaagaacgagatccggtctcattgTATCCATTCAGGATAGGGTAGTGAATAGAAGTTAGAGCCTATCTTGAGTCCTCGTTAATGAATTGAGTAATTAAACTGTTAAATGCTGGACAGGAATGTTCATAACAGGCAAAAGAGTTGGGACGTCTTACCCAAAAGAAAGTGTAAACCAAACTGCAGCCAGTTTTATAGTGTTATCTTTGACTGGGTAGTTGAAgcatttcataaaagtcaaccagatctgtgataaaaagagagaaaacattaaACTCATGGAGCCAATCAGTGTGAAACCTTCTTCTAAACGAAGAAGACTCACTCCTCTGAGCTCTGACTTCATCTTGTTGAAGACCTTCAGCACGGGGTTGGCCGACTCGCTCCTCATCTCCACCAGCTCATCCAGCTGCCTGGGGATCTTTATCCTGTTCACCTGCAGGGGGCGACACTGATCCGTCACCTGCCGAACTGCTGCAGCAGCCGGATGGAGGTAACAGCCTTGGCCCGGGTACTCACAGTGAACACTCTCTCGGGTTCGCCGCGGGCGCGCATGTTGGTGTCGTGGATGTGTTTGAGGACCATCCAGGCCTCGTCGTGCTTCCCCATCTGGAGGAACACGCGTCAGGATCACGTCACACTCTGTTTTTAGGTTTCCGAGCTAATTCCACTTGCAGTTATTTATTACAAAAGCATTGCAGAAGTTGCATTTCAATTCTGACCCTGCGGGACACCTTTTGACCCCAACATGACCCCTTAAATAAGTTAAATAAGATGTAGCATTTTGGAAACTACTAGCATTACAGCTACACGACTGGAGGTCACTTCCTTAGTCTACGTGCAAAAATCCATTCAAGACCTCAAcctcccccaacccccccacataACAACCCCATGACGACACGCCGTGTCCCTCTTACCTGCAGGTAGAAGCGGGGGCTCTCAGGCATAAAGGTGAGGGCCACCACTGCAGAAACACAGGGAAGCGCACACACCACCACAAACACGCGCCAGCTGTGGAACTGGTAGGCCGAACCCATGCTGAAGCTCCACCCTGGTGAAGAGACGCCAACATACGTGATGTGTGTGTAGCTACGgcagcattatgtgtgtgtgtgtgtgtgcgtgtgagtgtgtggccGCTCCGGCTTGTACCAGTGCAAACCTCATTAGGGGGATTATAGCTTTAATGTACTGGAGGGGACGGCAGACTGATTCAGATACTCAGTAAGATTTATGGTCTACTCTACagtatgttcacacacacatactgtacacacacacagacacacacacacacacacacacacacgcacgcacacggacacacacacagacacagcacGGCATTGAGCAAAGGCAAAGGacagtgtatgtttgtgtgtgtgtgtgtgtgtgtgtgtgtgtgtgtgtgtgtctgtgtgtgtgtgtgtgtgtgtgaacaaacacacatctcaTAGTGTCTGCACGT encodes:
- the LOC137608328 gene encoding proteinase-activated receptor 3, yielding MGKRLFFLLVFLLCLSGTLQKKGRKRERARRNRSEVAVAEPRTFKGQLDFATKLFSVLNGTQPPVLSHSPGTLRLLSNNTVGFLLGPLSTRVIPCIYILAVAVGIPANVAILSMLATKIRKVSSAILYCSLAVSDLLLLLSLLFKAHYHFHGNHWALGEAACRVVTACFYGNLYCSALTLACISTKRYLAVVHPFMYKRIPKRTYTTWVTLAVWGVFGAAVVPELLIKQSYWLPEVGRVTCHDVLPLDFDSHVFLLYYNLVLTAVGLLLPLALTAVCYIRIVRELNQSHHDWTMYIKASSLVFVIFLACFTPAGVLNLLHHVQLFVDGAQTLYVYFKVAACLCCLHACLDPFLFLLMSKSAGSRLYLKPLKGKPISISVSV
- the LOC137608574 gene encoding synaptic vesicle glycoprotein 2C-like; translated protein: MDETQNNRTSLVKGAKDIAREAKKQASKNFSQAVDRASDEYSAHRSYNRFQNEDEEDGNYNSYAQQDSYYPDDAANDEDGASSDATEGHDDEDEIYEGEYQGVPAYNDGKLRDGQVALGQPVSDSLKSHKELESERQADEEELAQQYELIMQECGHGRFQWQLYFVLGLALMSDGVEVFVVGFVLPSAETDMCVPNSGAGWLGSIVYLGMMVGAFFWGGLSDKVGRKQCLLISMSVNGFFAFLSSFVQGYSMFLLCRMVSGFGIGGAVPIVFSYFAEVLAREKRGEHLSWLCMFWMIGGIYASAMAWAIIPHYGWSFSMGSAYQFHSWRVFVVVCALPCVSAVVALTFMPESPRFYLQMGKHDEAWMVLKHIHDTNMRARGEPERVFTVNRIKIPRQLDELVEMRSESANPVLKVFNKMKSELRGIWLTFMKCFNYPVKDNTIKLAAVWFTLSFGFYGLSVWFPDVIKHLQADEYASRVKFHNNERIEDFTFNFTLENQIHRNGVFLNDRFIAMKFKAVTFIDSSFLNCYFEDVSSVGSFFKNCTFVDSFFYNTDIDATKLTNSRMINSSFHHNKTGCQMTFDDDYSAYWVYFVNFLGTLAVLPGNIVSALLMDKIGRLSMLGGSMVLSGISCFFLWFGTSESMMIFMLCLYNGLSISAWNSLDVVTTELYPTDRRGTGFGFCNAMCKLAAVLGNLIFGSLVGIAKSIPILLASSVLVGGGLVGLRLPDTRANVLM